Part of the Leifsonia soli genome is shown below.
ACGGGCGGCCTCATCGGTGCTGTCGCCCTCGTCCACGCCGACAACGGCGCCGTGACGCTGCAGCGTCAGGAGGCGGGCACATCCATCGGGCCGTGGAAGGCGCCGGTCGCCGACATCCCGCTCAACACCGAGGGGCTCTACGGCCCCCTCGTGGGGCGCTACCTCCAGGATGCGAACCTCACGCCGGACTTCCCGCTCGCCGCGGCGACGGCGTCGCGGATGTGGACGACGACCTACGGCGGAACGGTCGACGGCGTCGTCGCCGTCGACCCGGTCGTCCTCAGCGGGCTCCTGAAGGCGACCGGGCCGGTCACGCTCCCGACCGGGGATCGGCTCACCTCCGCCAACGCCGTGCAGCTGCTGCTGAGCGATGTCTACCAGCGATATGCGGATCCCGCGCAGCAGGATGCCTTCTTCGCCTCCGCCGCGAGCGCCGTGTTCGACCGGATGTCCTCCGGCGACGTGGATGCGAAGAAGCTGCTCACCGCGCTGGCCGACGCGGGAGAGTCGCGTCGCGTGCTGATCTGGACCAACCACGGCGACGATCAGAAGGTGCTCAACGGCACCACCCTCGCGGGCGGTCTTCCCGCATCCGACCTCTCGACCGCCGGCATCGGCGTCTATTTCAACGATGCCACCGGCGCCAAGATGGACTACTACCTCCGTACCTCCGTCGCCGCCGGCTCCGCCGTGTGCCGAGCAGACGGCAAACCCTCGACCGTCGTGACGGTGACTCTCACCAACCGGGCTCCTGCGGACGCGGCGACCGCGCTTCCCCGCTACGTGACCGGTGGGGGCACATACGGGGTGACTCCCGGGAACATCCGCACCCGGGTGGCGGTCTACGGGCCGACGGGGGGCCTTCTGGCAGCGACGCTCAGCGGCGGCGAGAACTACACGACCGTGGCGGGGGTGGACAGATCCCGGCCGGTCAGCCTCTACACGGTCGAGCTCGCGCCGGGCGAGTCGAAGACGGTCACCGTGCAGTTCCTCAACGACCAGCAGACATCGTCGGATCTCAGCGTCGTGACGACTCCGACGCTGCCGGGGGACGGGACGACCCCCGATATGGGGGCACGCAACGCCGTCGCGCCCATTGTCGTGCAGTGCTCATCCGTCGTAAAGTGAGAATTACTCATTCAACCCCGACCGTGAGCCGGGCCCCAACAGAAAGGCGGCCGATGTTCAAGAAGATCCTGGCGGCTGTCGCCGTGACCGCGGGGCTGCTGCTTGCGGCCCCGACTGCGGCGAACGCCGTCAACTACACCGACGGCGCCCAGTGCAAGTTCGACGTCAGCGTCGCAGAAGCGGGTGGAACAGCCACCCTCATCTGCATCCCGGGCACGTGGTCGCCGGGCGAGGCGATCAACTGGACCGTGAGCGGCCAGGACGGCGCGGGCTTCAAGCTCGCCTCGCTCCGCACCGCAGACACCAGCCTCACCTTCACGAAGCACGCGAACGCGGACGGCAGCGACGTCCTCACCGTAACGCTCCCCGCGAGCGCCTCTGGCACCTACAGCGTCGTCGGACTCGGACAGAGCAGCGGCCACGAGTGCCCCGCCTCCCTGACCGTCCTTCCGGCCGACCAGGCGAGCACCGTCCTCGACCCGGGCAGCAGCGACGGACTGGCCCACACGGGCTCCGTCGTCGCCAGCTGGGCGGCATGGATGGGCGGCTCGCTCGTCGTCCTCGGCCTGATCGCCCTGGCGATCGTCGGCTGGGTGCGCAAGGTCAAAGCGTCCTGACGATCCACCCTCGGTGATTCCCGGTCCGGCCGTCTGGCCGGGCCGGGAATCGCTGCGTCCGGGGCTGCGTTGCAGCAGTGGTGAGCAGCATCCCCCTCAACGTCCTCGATCTCGCCAGCCGCCCCGCCGGGGGCACCAACGCCGATGCCGTCGCCGGCACCATCGCACTCGCGCAGGCGGCGGAGCGCCTCGGTTACGAGCGGTTCTGGGTGGCTGAGCACCACGGAATGCCCGCCATCGCCTCCAGCGCCCCGGCCGTCCTGATCGCCGGCATCGCCGCGGCGACCGACCGCATCCGGGTCGGCAGCGGCGGTGTGATGCTGCCCAACCACGCGCCGCTGGTGGTGGCGGAGCAGTTCGGCACCCTGCGCGCCCTGTACGGCGACCGCATCGACCTCGGCATCGGCCGTGCGCCGGGCACGGACGGAGCGACGGCGATGGCCTTGCGGCGCAGCCCGGAGGGGCTGGGCGTCGAGGACTTCCCGCAGCAGCTCCTCGACCTGTTCGGCTTCTTCTACGGCGGCATGAGCGACGCGAACCCGCTGCACGGCATCACGGCCATCCCCGGCCTCGGCGACGCCCCTCAGATCTGGCTGCTCGGGTCGAGCGGATACAGCGCCCAGGTGGCGGCAGCGCTCGGCATCCCGTTCGCCTTCGCCCACCACTTCGCCGACGAGAACACGGAGGCCGCGCTGAACCTCTACCGGTCTCGGTTCGAGCCGAGCGACACTCTCGCCGAGCCGCACACGATGATCGCCGTCAACGTCATCGCGGATGAGGACCCGCAGACCGTGCGCTCCCTCTCGCTGCCCGGTCAGCTGTCCTTCCTGCGGATGCGGCAAGGACTCAAGCCGGAGCCGGTCAGTGTCGAGGAGGCCCTGGCCCACGAGTTCACGCCGCTGGAAGAGGAGTTCATCGCCGCCCGCAACGCCCGGCAGGCCATCGGCACCCCCGACGAGGTGAGTGCCCGCCTCGAGTCGCTGCTGGCCTCGACCCAGGTGGACGAGCTGATGGTGTCGTCCGGAGCCGCAACGCTCGAGGGGCGCATCCGTTCGCTGGAGATCGTCCGGGAGCTGTACCCCGCAGCATGACGGACCGTGACGCCGCCCCGCGCGATGAGGGGCGGCTCCGGGTACCGTTGGGCGAAATCCCGGTCCCCAGCCAGAAGGCGGTTCCCACATGTCGCATCCACTCAGCGTGGTCGGAGTGAGCGGAAGCCCGACGCACCCCTCGCGCACCACTGTGCTCGTCGACGAGGTCACCCGCGCGTACGCCGAGGCGTCCGGGGGCGTCGCCCGCACCATCCGGCTGGCGCCCCTTCTGCCCGAGCTCGGTGCCGGACCCTTCCGCAGCAGCCTCAGCCCGACAGTCACGGAGGCCCTGGAGGCTGTCGAGAACGCGGACATCCTGGTGGTCGGGTCGCCCGCCTACCGCGCCACCTACACGGGCTTGTTCAAGCTCTTCTTCGACCACGTCGGCCAGTACGCCCTGGTCGACAAGCCGGTCATCCTGACGGCGACAGGGGGCAGCGACCGGCACGCGCTTCTGGTCGAGCACCAGATGCGTCCGCTGTTCGGCTTCTTCCAGTCGCTGACCCTGCCCCTCGGCATCTACGCGAGCGAGAGCGATTTCGCCGACTACGAGATCCGTTCGCAGGACCTCCGCGACCGCATCGACACCGCGGTCGCGCGCACGCTCCCGCTCGTCCGCTCGGACGACACGGCGTCGCGTCTGGCCGAGCCGGAGTTCGCCCGTCCCGACGCGTTCTGAGGTCGAGCCAGGGCCCGTCAGCGGCTTCTCCACGGGTGTCGCGTGGTGCGCCCCACCCGCTACCCCGAACGCCGGTCCTCGCTGGCGCTCGGAGCGGCGCCCGGGGCCCCTCGCGGGCGGGGACCCCAGGAGACACCAGCGAGCAATGGAAAAGAGGAAGCCCCGGCTCGCGATGCGAGCCGGGGCTTCCTCTTTTCCATTGCGTCGGGGTGACAGGATTTGAACCTGCGGCCTCTTCGTCCCGAACGAAGCGCGCTACCAAGCTGCGCCACACCCCGAAGGCCTCATCCAGGATACACGAGCGGGGGAGTGGTCATGACCACAGCGCCTCCGCCCGGCACCCGTCGCCCCGGCACCCGTCGCCCCGGCACCCGTCGCCCCGGCACCCGTCGCTCCGGCACCCGTCGGCTCAGGGCGCTGCGGTCAGGGTGACCAGGGTCGCCTCGGGGCGGCAGGCGAAGCGCACCGGCGCGAAGATGGATGTTCCGAGCCCTGCCGACACGTTCAGGTAGGCGGAGCGGAAGGCGTGACGCCAGATGCTCAATCCCTTCACCTGCGCGCGCGGGATGTCGCAGTTGGTGACCAGCGCTCCGAACCCGGGAACGCAGACCTGACCGCCGTGGGTGTGGCCGGCGAAGATCATCGAGGCGCCGTAGGTGACGAACGCATCCAGGATGCGGCGGTACGGAGAGTGCGTGACGCCGATGGTGACGGCCTGCCGCTGCGCGCTCGGGCCCTCGTCCGGCCACGTGTTGTCGTCTGAAAAGGGGTCGTCCTCGCGCAGCTCGTCCAGCGCGCCGGGGATGGCCTCCACGCGGTCGAAGCGGATGTGCGGGTCGTCCACCCCGAAGAACTCGAGATGCGTTCCCCGGATCTCCAGGCCGGCCGCACGATTGTCCAGATCGGTCCAGCCCAGCTCGCGGAAGTACGCGGTCAACGCAGCGGTGTCGAGCCGCGGTGCGGTCGACGTGCGCTTCTTCGACGGCCCCAGGAAGTACTTCAGCGGGTTCTTGGCCTGCGGCCCGAAGTAGTCGTTGGATCCGTGAACGAACACGCCGGGGACGCCGCGGAAGCCGTCGTACGCTGCACGGACGCCCTCGAGCCCGCGGGCATGACCGAGCACGTCGCCGGTCTCGACGATCAGGTCCGGCTTCAGCCGGGCGAGGGAGCGGATCCACTCCTGCTTGTCGCGCTGCCAGGGCGCCATGTGCAGGTCGGACAGGTGGAGGACCCGGATCGGCTGCGCACCGGCCGGAAGGACCGGAGCACTCACCTCACGCAGCGTGTACGCGCGACGCTCGACCAGCGAACCGTACGCGAACGCGGCGGCACCCGCACCGGCGAGGACCGCCAGCGCGGACGCCGCAGGTCGGACTCCGCGAGCCACTATCCGCCGGTGCCCTGGGTCGGCGGGGCGGCGGGTGCCGCAAGCGTCAGAGTCACTTCGGTACCGGGTTTCGCCGGAGCGTTGCCCGCCGGATCCTGCGCCTGCACGGTCGCGGTGGGACTGTTGCCGCCGTTGGTTTTCACCTTGAAACCCGCAGCCGTCAATGCGGCGAGGGCGTCGCCGTACTTCTGCCCGACGACGTTCGGGACGGGGACGAGAGATCCGTTGCTGGTGAACAGCGTGATCACCGTTCCCTTGCTGACCTGGGTGCCGGCGGCCGGATCAGTGGCGGAGATGGTGCCTGCGGGAGCGACCGAGTCCTGCGGGCCGCCGTCAGCGGAGTCCAGTCCGAGGCCCGTCAGGATCGACTTCGCCTCGTCGGGCGTCTTGCCCGTGAGGTCCGGGAGGGCCACCTGGACGCCGCGCGTCAGCTTGTCGGGCGCCGCGGGGAAGTCGTCGCCACCGTATTTGCCCACCGCCGCGGTCATCATCGTTCGCATGACGGCCGTTCGGGCGATCGCCGGCGTGGTTCCATGCGTCGGATAGATCCGGCGCATGTCGACGTGGCCGCTGATGTTGCCCACCCAATAGGCGCCGGCGACCTTGGTGGTCGACGCGACCAGCCAGAGCTGCTCGTTGCCGTCGGTGGTTCCGGTCTTGCCGAGCATGTCCTTGCCGGTGCGGTTCATATTGGCCGCGGTACCGTTCTGGATCGGGCCCTGCAAGGCCTTGGCCATCGTGTTGGCGATCGCAGGGTCGACCGACTGAGTGCACTTCGTCGCAGGGGGAGCAATCTCCTTGCCGTTGCCGTCGACGATCTTGTCGATGGCGATGGGGGAGCAGGTCATGCCGTTGTTGGCGATGCCGGCGAACGCGGTGGCCATGGTCAGCGGAGCGATGTTGTTCGTCCCGAGGACAGAGGCGGGGTTCGTGTCGAGGGGGCTTCCCGTGGCGGTATGCACGCCGAAGGCCTCGGCATCCTTCTTGATCTCGCACAGGTCCAACTGATAGGCCATGGCCACGAACGCGGTGTTGATCGAGTTCGTCGTCGCGTTCTGAGCGCTTCGAATGCCCTCCTCGCCGCTACTGTCGTTGGTCGGTTTCCATGGGCCACCCCATGCGGCGCCCGGGCAGGTGTCCTTGAATTTCGACTGGTCGTAGGTGCGCACGTTCGCGTTCACCGTCTCATTCAGGGAGTGTCCCTGCTTGAGCCACTCGGCGAGGGTGAAGACCTTGTACGTCGATCCGACCTGGAAGCCGTTCGAGCCGCCGTAGTTCTGGTCTGTCGCGTAGTTC
Proteins encoded:
- a CDS encoding DUF4012 domain-containing protein yields the protein MATGLTEPDAPPRPAVGPSAAPRRRLRLRHPVVVGILVGLGIILLFTVVWIGVRGFLAQRSLTDAIPAAERVKSAIGSGDLVAAGRAADELSRHTRDAAALTSDPVWVTVEAVPWLGPNLTAVRTAAAASDDVASRVVRPLVAAGAGVDLRALAITGGRIDLAPITAAQPAVAKARSAFADARASVATIETGALVSPVAEGVDRLHDVLDKAAPDMDALGNAVRLLPAMLGADGPRDYLLAAQNPAELRATGGLIGAVALVHADNGAVTLQRQEAGTSIGPWKAPVADIPLNTEGLYGPLVGRYLQDANLTPDFPLAAATASRMWTTTYGGTVDGVVAVDPVVLSGLLKATGPVTLPTGDRLTSANAVQLLLSDVYQRYADPAQQDAFFASAASAVFDRMSSGDVDAKKLLTALADAGESRRVLIWTNHGDDQKVLNGTTLAGGLPASDLSTAGIGVYFNDATGAKMDYYLRTSVAAGSAVCRADGKPSTVVTVTLTNRAPADAATALPRYVTGGGTYGVTPGNIRTRVAVYGPTGGLLAATLSGGENYTTVAGVDRSRPVSLYTVELAPGESKTVTVQFLNDQQTSSDLSVVTTPTLPGDGTTPDMGARNAVAPIVVQCSSVVK
- a CDS encoding MsnO8 family LLM class oxidoreductase; the protein is MSSIPLNVLDLASRPAGGTNADAVAGTIALAQAAERLGYERFWVAEHHGMPAIASSAPAVLIAGIAAATDRIRVGSGGVMLPNHAPLVVAEQFGTLRALYGDRIDLGIGRAPGTDGATAMALRRSPEGLGVEDFPQQLLDLFGFFYGGMSDANPLHGITAIPGLGDAPQIWLLGSSGYSAQVAAALGIPFAFAHHFADENTEAALNLYRSRFEPSDTLAEPHTMIAVNVIADEDPQTVRSLSLPGQLSFLRMRQGLKPEPVSVEEALAHEFTPLEEEFIAARNARQAIGTPDEVSARLESLLASTQVDELMVSSGAATLEGRIRSLEIVRELYPAA
- the msuE gene encoding FMN reductase — protein: MSHPLSVVGVSGSPTHPSRTTVLVDEVTRAYAEASGGVARTIRLAPLLPELGAGPFRSSLSPTVTEALEAVENADILVVGSPAYRATYTGLFKLFFDHVGQYALVDKPVILTATGGSDRHALLVEHQMRPLFGFFQSLTLPLGIYASESDFADYEIRSQDLRDRIDTAVARTLPLVRSDDTASRLAEPEFARPDAF
- a CDS encoding metallophosphoesterase, with translation MARGVRPAASALAVLAGAGAAAFAYGSLVERRAYTLREVSAPVLPAGAQPIRVLHLSDLHMAPWQRDKQEWIRSLARLKPDLIVETGDVLGHARGLEGVRAAYDGFRGVPGVFVHGSNDYFGPQAKNPLKYFLGPSKKRTSTAPRLDTAALTAYFRELGWTDLDNRAAGLEIRGTHLEFFGVDDPHIRFDRVEAIPGALDELREDDPFSDDNTWPDEGPSAQRQAVTIGVTHSPYRRILDAFVTYGASMIFAGHTHGGQVCVPGFGALVTNCDIPRAQVKGLSIWRHAFRSAYLNVSAGLGTSIFAPVRFACRPEATLVTLTAAP
- a CDS encoding transglycosylase domain-containing protein, coding for MLGAAGAFIGMSVVAGLLVTAAVTPAIAVTGMAANNSIGVFEGLPEYLNVDQLAQPTTIYAKNGDQDVPLATFYSQNRLPVAFDQISQAAKDAAIAGEDPRFYTHGGVDIQGTVRGVLSTVAGGGVQGGSSITQQYVKNVLLQKCEALPVKTKEQKATYQQCVDDSTGVSPDRKVKEMKYAIGIEKKYTKDQILVGYLNIAGFGGTVYGIEAAAHYYYNTTAAALTPAQAASLIAIVNEPTSLKIDNPDSETNGAANGYAKNKERRDYILQKMYQYKRITKAQYDESVKTPIQPVITPSERGCQTAGGSAYFCDYVQKIILNDPTFGADEDTRASNFNRGGYKIYTSLDLQLQQVAESTINSYVPQAYDRADLGGVLVGVQPGTGRVLYMAQNKTYSQDPEILNQGKQYTSVNYATDQNYGGSNGFQVGSTYKVFTLAEWLKQGHSLNETVNANVRTYDQSKFKDTCPGAAWGGPWKPTNDSSGEEGIRSAQNATTNSINTAFVAMAYQLDLCEIKKDAEAFGVHTATGSPLDTNPASVLGTNNIAPLTMATAFAGIANNGMTCSPIAIDKIVDGNGKEIAPPATKCTQSVDPAIANTMAKALQGPIQNGTAANMNRTGKDMLGKTGTTDGNEQLWLVASTTKVAGAYWVGNISGHVDMRRIYPTHGTTPAIARTAVMRTMMTAAVGKYGGDDFPAAPDKLTRGVQVALPDLTGKTPDEAKSILTGLGLDSADGGPQDSVAPAGTISATDPAAGTQVSKGTVITLFTSNGSLVPVPNVVGQKYGDALAALTAAGFKVKTNGGNSPTATVQAQDPAGNAPAKPGTEVTLTLAAPAAPPTQGTGG